The Phragmites australis chromosome 1, lpPhrAust1.1, whole genome shotgun sequence genomic interval cttcctaatttctagtactttcagcaaaataagttacaacTTTGCTCAgattacttcggtgacgaggccggtccgtcttcagcggccccacaccctacccccccccccacaacgtactacggcacgtcagcgtggccttcttctgctgcaccgtcgtaccacgcaggtataattatacattttttactattactttcaataccatattgttcgtatctaacgtgattatttattcacaggcccctccagccagtacacatggacgcctgccgagccttcacagtcctcctaccctagtcaggaggatgaggctggccccgacaccgcatacgacatcgtccgtgacttcttcgggggcacacctgactacgacgtccttcagcggtcccaggtttccagtgcaccgcttcggacccagcccacgcatgacgaccctcgacaccggtggtccctactaggcctagcagacacgtcggcccacctgaccccctcacctactccaggggtcacgtgagggttaaccagcggcatcgggaccacgatggggcgcacggacgacggcaacgagggaggcatgagtagcattttacattttttgtaactaacatatgcgtattcgcttcgtgatgtgctcatatgtattaagacacgttcactttgtatggtcgacttaccATTTCGTAAATaaatttcatattcagacacgttcaatgaacaagtgaccacaccactaaactttaaccatgacttgacaacacatgcctcctgccgcaggctttaaacaagatgtgacaacactacccagctttttcaaatcagtaaatgacaacacgggtaccaataaacgtggaatctctgaccatgggcaacgacaaaactgtcctattcttcaatatggaatccgatgctcctcccgccagctaTGCCCATGcctaattcctttctttaagagcgaatccaatgctcctgcctcccccaactataagtagccaaacctccttacggagaagcatcgctcatttctcaaatatctcaagtgcaatgtcttccacagctccatcaagcccaccaaagaaacattaggggactaccgtacctgaaggtctcgaaccaccaatgtgcttctgtggtgacctttgtaagctccgcaagtcgcaggacatctcatacacctatggactacgcttcttcatgtgtgccaactacgagtatgacaagcctcgcaatgcaacaactggttatcgaccggtacggtaacagatgttcgtctcatctcttccgattacgcaccctcttttactaaccgctcatcttgttccatttgttcagtcccctccaccgctctgtgattttattcagtggctcgacaatgagcaaaatgactcacagaagctgtgggtcgacatgaacatgaggtggagaagggaagcgtacgcacgtcgggagtacgagcaacagcaagaggaacttcatcccaagcgggaggaagaagagtgcatgaggaaggcggcgcacgaccgtaccgtggctcaggctcgagaggctgagagggaaaggaagcgggagagagcccgccgtgctaaggcggcaggtcacgatgccctccgaaagggaaagtatcctagatgcacgcagtagagagtacctaatgtaacccgacatactgtccttccctaaggcatgttatgattaggatcggcgcactaataaggtcttagtgcgaaccgtacatgccacctttgttttctcatcgtgtcgtcgcggttacagtgtattgtaatgttttcaccatgtgttcaatactatgtttgtcctcgttcgcaccccatacccacgtaaaatgctgcaattactaattactgattttttcctcccgttattacataacttACTCCAAAttcaatttcttaatttccttacaccctttctttttttttcctttaattaaaaaataatacatttttataggataaaatgaaaaaaaattaattttacatgaaaaaagcccctaaccgccctctcagagggcggctagggcctaaccgcccttccagggcctaaccgccccctgagagggcggttaccccctcttgccgccctctgagggggcggttaggcctaccgccctctcagggggcggttagcacccgtacccgccctctgagagggctgcagccctctgagagggcggtgggcgcctacttttgcaaatcttttcgcccgggaatctatttatttaaatttaaattcgaaaaaatataaaaataaaaaaaaactcggcgATTCACTACCCCGGCAAACCCTGTGCGTGCTGCGCCGGAAGGCGACAGACACCGCCAGTGTACGTCCGTTGCGGCGCGCACGGGGCTGGTTAATCTTCTTCGCAGGAGCCCCGCTGAAAGTGTGTGCTACTCTGTTACCGTAGGTCGTTTCTGGCCACATCAGATTCTGGATTCAATGCTTCTGGCGACGCGTAAAGGCCGGCACATGCCGTGGTTACGTTTTTGCCTGATCGGTGCTGTGCCGAGTCGTGGCAAGCGAGTCAGTACCAATAGGAACCATTTATGTGTCTTAACACCCTCGTCTGGCCAAATTACGGCGCCTTCGCCATTCACATTCACAGATGTGAATCCGTTCAGGTCTCGGTAAGCAGAGGAGGGAACGAGCTGAGGGCGCCGTTcggtagcagcagcagcagggtaCGTGTCCTCCGGTATGTAGGAGTACTGTGCAAACAGTGGCTGCCAGTGTGATGTGAGGTTTTATGATCTTGTAGGTCAGGGTATAGATGAGCTGCGAACCTAGCTGGCATGGATTTTTCATTCGTTAAGATCAAAACGGAGCTAGGCCCTTTTGGTTGGAGAAAGATAAAAGGCTTCTTGCGATTAGCCTTTAATTTGTCTTATGTTCCCCTAAAAGTAGTCTTGATTGTCTTGGGTTACTAGTGCACTTGTGTACTGATCTAGGAATAGAGTGAGTGCCTTGTGTTTCTAGGGGTTTAGGGGATGAGGTACATCCAGCTCACTACCACACTGACATGTTCGTGTTATCATGCACCTATTTCCAGGAGCGGATTTAGGCCTTGGGCCTGCCAGGGCTTCAGGCTTGCGCCTGAGTCCATCAAAGTTACATTGAGAGTTGGCAAAGCCGGCAGGGAGTAAGTGCAATCTCGTTCGGCTCGAGCTCGAGCTATCCGTTATCTTCTATACCTTAACTGAACGGCAGCGCTCTTGGCgtatttttggaggaaaataAAGAGCTGGCTCAACCTAGCTCGTTGCCCATTTCTGGCTCCGACTTGACCTGTGTCTGTTTCCGTCCACGGAAAGACATGCTATATTACcgaagaagagagaggaaatattttgtaaaaaatatatttaaatatggCGGGACACCACCCAGAGACCAGAGCTAGACTTGGAGTCTTGGAGGGAATTCAGCGGAGTTTAAATGTGGTTGTTCTTGTCTTAAAGGAAACCAGCTCCTCTGCCTCTTCCTCAACCCGTCCCTCATTATATAACACAAGGATCAGAGCTGCTTGACAAACACTCGCACCTAGCAAACAGCTATATGCAACCAAGTGGAGAGATCCAATCCACCAACATATACTGATCGCTCTCTGTTCGCACGGCATACCATCTTACCAAGGTAATGCATGTTGTTCAGCGCAACAGTATCAGCTAGCGGATTATGCAACTTGTGAGTTGCGACACTAACATCGTGCAATTTTGACTAGCGAGATCAGAACCTGAGCGGTGGCCGTGACGATGAGCAGGAACAATGGCAAGGCGTCGAAGCTGGAGTTCCTCAGGCTGGGCCTGTCGAGGGCACGGGGCGGTCCTTCGTCGACGACGGCACGACCGGGCGGGGACAACGGCAACGGCAACACGGCGTCGCCGCGCCGGgtgtcgtcctcgtcgtcgtccaccGCGTCGCCGCCGAGCTCGTGCGTGTCGTCCGAGGGCAGCCCGGATACGGCTGCGcccggcggcgcggcgcccaTGGTCCTGGCCGGGTGCCCACGGTGCATGATGTACGTGATGCTGTCCCGGGAGGACCCCAGGTGCCCCAGGTGCCACAGCGCCGTGCTGCTCGACTTCAACGACGGCGACCAGCGCCTCCCGCGGCAGCGCCGGTGAAACCACACGTGACCGAGCTGATCTGATCGATCGAATAGTCTGCTGAGCTGAGTTCTTGCCTTCAAGtccgtcggcgtcggcgtcgtaGCTTTACCATTTGTGATCGAGTTTGTTTGGGTTACGAAAGGAATTATTGCATAGACCTGTTTCTTCCGCGCGTTGCGCTGTCAAAGGGATCGGTCTAGGTAATAATTTCGTGTTTTAGTATGTGATGTGCAAGTGTTCTGTTGAGAAATTATGTGCATCAAGTCTGTTCTGCGATGAAAATTATGAACATTTTAATTGAAGTTATGTTCTTGTCACCTTTCTTCAGAGTACTAAATATGTTGCAGCGACATGCAATGCGATTGATGAAATgcatatgcttttttttttgtgtgtgtgtggaacTGTGGATAAAGCTTGTGCATTGAGGTGCATTTAAGGTAACATGTCCAGTGGCATTGGATGTGCATCAAGATTCGTGTACTACATATGAAACGATCGAAAGGCACTGCCACGTGTGCACGGTCGAAAGGCATTGCCACATGTGCACTTCATATGTGTATAAAAAGTTGAGGTCCTCTACCTTCTCTTGGTAAAATACCAACGACAATGAGGCCTCTTAAACAATCAAATAAACAACTTGTATAGTTGTATCCCTCTCAATGATGACTACAGTTTAAGTTCTCGCTTGAGTATAAAGACAGTTAGAAGAAGAAACATGATTAAGTCAATCTAGGATAGCTCCCCTTCTCTTCGTCCAACTCTCAACGTTGATCCGGACAGTTCAGTATTATCAAATGCCTCCAACAGTCATCATTTCTCATGATCCGAACCTGTTGAAACCGAAAGAACGCGTGAAGCAAGTATTCGAAGCCGTAGGTTTTGCTTTCCTTCAGCTAAGACGGACGGCCTGGCTAACGAAAGAGATGGTGCGAGAAGGGAGATGGATGCTCGGTGGTTAGGGTCATTCAAAGGAAGGCCTATTGCCGATTAATTCGCTTTTAATCCGTATAAATGCCCGAGTAATTGGCGACAGTTGTGCTGCTATAAGGGGGAGGGGGGACGGCGTCAGTCAGGCGATTAAACCGCGCGCCCCAACCCTTTCGCTTCAATGCACTGCTGTTGCGAACGAAGCTCGCCAGGGGCGATAGATGGCCGTTCTAATTGCCCTGTTCCGCGCCTGCACCACACGGAAATTAAGTCGTGTCCTTCGCCAAACAATTCGCCACTGGAAGCAGTCCTGTGCCGTACAAATTGGAATGGCCAAGATCGAAATGACTCGCGCTccagacacacacacacagctgGAGTACATTGATTGGTATTTCACTTGACACAACAGTTGAGCCAGTGGTATCCGTTCGCTTCCCACCCATCTGAAAGTGACCAATCGAAGCCATCAGAAGAAGCACTGGGCATAAGAGTCCAAGATGCTACGGTTGCAATTTCAGTCACCGCAAGGCGCGAGCAGAGCTACGCAGCTCTGTGCACAGCACGGCACCATGGCCACGCAAGTGAAGCGCGATGAACGAAGCACCAACCACTGTTCCTTGATTCCTCCTAAAAAATCAGGTGGAAACCCCACGATTATTAAAGGCTTGAATGCCCTATAGTGCCTAGAGAAAACAATTTAGTGCTCATGAATAGCGGTCGTTGCATGGGCAGGGCTACAGATCCATATGACATGTTCTACGCTTCCAGTTTCAGGCATCTGTCCATGTAAATGAAAGTGTACAGGAACCACCACCTGCAGTGACACAAGCTCCAAATTAGCAAGAGTGAAGGACAAGAACACGGTGGTATCAATATAGTAACTGATAGTATAACTAGTGAGCACGATAGTGTGAATGTGATCGCAGCAAACTCACAACTCGAGCAGACCTCATACTGTTTTTTGTTCCTCACTCTTTTTCTGGAGAAAACTGCAGATTTATTTTTGTAGAGGAAAAAACTGCAGATTGTTATGTGGCTCGTCCCAGTATAAAGAGGTCCGTCCCAGTAATGCCGCAATAAGGAACAGAAACTGACACATCGGTTCAGCCCCATTCTTGCAACACTGGGCTCGGCCCACATCTGACGGCCCAAGGAGCACCAACCCACCACGGCTCGGCGGCCGCAAAACTCCGTGGTCCGCGGTTCGGCGACGTTGCCTTTCCGCCTGCCGCTCCACGGTTCCATTTGCGGTGCCGCCCCGTGcgcccgtgccgtgccgtgccgtcgGTTCATGGTTCTGCACCGCGCCCAGGCCTGTGTGGCCGCACAAGTTCGGGGCCGTGCCGTCCAAATCCCCAGCTCACGGTCACGGACACCAGTCGAAGAGCCGGCCATGTACCGCCGGTTTCTGTACTCCGTCCTGTCTGTATAACATCAGCTAGCCTGTTGACGGACCCCACCTGCTATTTTCCGAGACTACTTCGTTTCAGTGTTCTCATCTAAAAAGTGCAACACTGAATACATGAGGTGAGGTACGCCATTTCGATAGGCGCCATGGAATTCTTTCCAAACTTCCACGGATGGGCCGGTTTGTACCAAACGAGAGTGAGCAATAGGCTTAGGGCGCGTTTGGTTTGAGCGCATGCCCGCCAAGCCAACGCACGGGTGCGTCAATGATTTGGCGGAGGATTTCGCCACCCTCGCACGCGCAAAAAATGAACTAGTGTGGTGTTGCGTGGGCGTGTGCATGTAAAAGCGTAGACGTCAAACCAAACATCAATAAAAAACGCGTGAGTGTGCTGACGATTGGTGGGGCGAGCATCGGTttcaaaccaaacatgcccttaacGAGAGGACCACCATTGACGAGTTGAGAAAGAAAGTACCACAGCGGAAGAGAGGCAAGCTATACTGCTATTGCTACCATGGATGGTCCAGTTTGTACCAAACAAGCGTGTGCTAGGGCTTGTAGCCGACTGACCAGACACCCCGGTCCATTTCGATTCTCGCGCTCTCTGGACTCCTGGAGTCGCCGTGTTTTTATCACCTGAAACTTAGCTCCATGCACATACTAGCAATCCGCCAATGTCGCAGCCTCGCAGGTAGAGCTTAGAGGCTTGTAGCCGACGGACCACCCACTCCAGTCCATTTCGGTTCTTGCGCTCTCTGCTATCGCCATGTCTATATTATTACCTCTACTTTTATCTacttatcataatttttttactatagcaattttaatttttttgtttttttaaaatagaattAGTTAAAAATATATCATACTAATCAAGTATATTTCACGACGAATCTAATAATAAATTGTTTTTAGAtatctataaattttttatagaaaaaatataatattaaatttGCTATAGTAAAAAACTAATGATAAGTAAACGAAAAACAGTACCTGAGCTCTCCTGTGAAACTCTCCTCCATGCCCATACTGGTAAATCTGACAATCTTGCATGGTTTGTCCACGTACATGCCTTTGCCATCCTACCACCTGAAATTTAGATCTCACACGGGCCTTCCCCGACGCAAATTGACCGGACCTCAGGGTAGTAACGAATACCAAAGCCTTTCGTTCCTGACCTTTGATTTGATCTGGACCCAAATCCAAGTAGTAGAAcgggcaaacacgtccacgcaCCGTCGCAGCGGTTTGGCCGGTCCGGGGTACAGATGGCCGAAGCGTCCAAAAAGGGCATGGCGAAAGTCTGCAAAGCTTCCGTGCTAGTCCACCGCACGGCGTCGGGACCTGGCAGCAGGTCAATGCGGCCGCGCGCGCGGACGGTTGCCATCATGAGTCGCGCCGCGCGTCGGCCGCCGCGCCGGCTACGTCCGCTGCCGCTGCTCAGGTggtgcagcagcagcggcaCAGCGCGCAAACGGCCATCTCCTCAGCGCTCGCACCGTGCAAGCCGCACAGTAGCCTGCGAGCTAGCTGGGCACGCTGCTGCACAGGCAGCTATGAACTGTTCTGCACTCTGCGCGCGCTGCCACGATGAGTATACTGTATGTCTCCAGCTGCTGCAGTAATCAGTGCCCTTCTGGGTTGTTTCTTTTGAAACAGTGCAGCACTGCACAAGCACACTGTGTGCAAACATGCAGACTATTTTGAAATATGGATTGACAGATTTCAAACAGTGGCTTGCTCCCACTCTGATAGTACCATTTTTcccttcctttttctctctccatcAGGGACAGAGCTCTGATCGTGGCCGCAGGCACTGATCGCAAATGCGCAACTATGCACAAAGTAATCATGACAGAGAGCCAGGGAGCATTGAAGGAAGGGAACAAGAAAAGAAAGCTTGGCGCGTTGCCGTTTCCTGGCCTGTAGCTGCTACCGCTAGTGAGCAAGACAAGGCTGGCCTTCGTGTGGACAGTGGCAATCTTTTCGGTAGATTTGGGCGTCTCTGTGGTTCCTGCGCCCTGTGCTCCAGTTGGGTAAAAACGTCTTTCTGTCCCTGCCAGGGGCAGCGAGAAGGAAGGGTGCAGAAGTAGGATTGCAATGTCACATTGTCAGGAACGAGACGGCAAACATGCATATTCATGTATGAACGGACATGAtctcaagaaagaagaaagtaaAACACTTAAATGTTTGGCCTAGAGACTTTGGCCAATGATCTAGTTtggagttacaacttgaaattGCTTTATAAGCACTTGTTTGTTTCTTGTTTTGAATACGAAGTTAGTTGAAAGCATATCTTCAGACGTAACTGTGGAATCCTTCTACTCAGACAGTAAAGGTGTTCTCACAACTGATTAGATTTCACAACACGGCATAGAATGATCAAACTTTTCATTAGAGGAGCAAGATCAAACTAGATGAAGTAGTGTTTGTTCAGAGAACCTAACGTAGGCTGATGAAAAAATGAGCTCCTGTGCGACTCTGgggagaaaaaatatttttgttcaGATTCCTTCTAGACAACCGCTTTAACACTTCATAGGATGCCATACCACTAAACAGACGAGTTGTAGACTTGTAGCTTTCACGGGTGCACTCGAATACTCGATATGATTGTTCAGCTTGAACCTCCAGATGGAAACAGGGCGAAAGAATTTGTCTTGAATCTTGGTACATTCTCCTATCGTCTATCATCCGTGCGTACTCGTACTAGCTAATAAATCATGAACTCGATGCGAACTGGATCATCAATAATTGCTGACCAAGCAATTACGTGGATCGTTGTCCACATTCCTAGATAACCGAATCATCAGTACTTCAGTATTAGTAACCCGTTTTGCCTGGCTCTCGTCAAATCCCAATTTCATTGGTCCATTTCAGTTGTTCACCATGTTTAATCTGCGCACGAATTTGTTTGAGACCTACATGCAATTCAGGTAATGCAAGAGGACCCTTACAATATCTGTGTTCTGCACAGCAGGTTAGTAGCAATTTACCCCATGCAATTCAGGTAATGCGTTTTTGcttagcaacccattttaattaatttgattcaaaaaatctaagtcaatatttaattaaaattcttcaaaaattataaaaaattcactaatattcttatcctgtgatgtactaatttataaaaatatttccaacctaGGTTATTTAgtaaaaaaagtgagtttctttgtaatgcaacgtatactcatgcgggcaaccaaacacaatcttttCTCAGGTAGACTCACCACGTACAGCCAACTAAACAGACCCTCATGCATCAACTCAGCCTGactcaactcagcctgcatAACTCGTACGAACCAGACTGAGAATATTcgaacaaccaaacacacccttaagaTAGAGGCAGACGGGCATGCATCAAATTGGGATCGTAGGATAGCACAGAATCTGGATGGTCCAGACAGCGACCTCACCTAGACGGCAAGTGGTAAGATTAAGATGGGGCCGTCCTACAGGGCAAAAATCCACCAAAAATTCCTTTTGCCAGCAACAGCGACAAGAGATGGGCGCAGAGACACCGATACGCACAGGCGGCAACGATATCGGAACTTGCAGCGGCAGAGCCACATCCAATTTCCTACAATAAACGAAACAGAGAAACGGGATAGACCGTGTAAAGTATGACGAAGAGCCAGTCAGCCAGAGCTTGAGAAGGATGAAGAGAAATCGAAACAAAGCTAGCTCTTCACGATAGGGAGTAAAAGTGACCCTCCTGCTCCTGCTTCTGCTCGTCTCGTGCTTTCACCTCAGGATAAATGTTGGGTCTGGCCAACTTGCCCAGCTGCGGCGGAGTTCATGCACGCATTGTCCCCCGAGACTTGACAGTGCGTTACTGCTTCAGCTGCATAACCAATCCAGCATTACGCACTGCTGCGACGTAGCGACTCCTGCTAGCCGTCAGGCCAAGTGAGTTTGCTACGAATCTTTCATTTGCATGGAGCACGGTTAAAAAACCGATAGTAACCGCTTAAAAATCATGATAACTGACCTTTTTGTCTGGTTCGAACGGTAACcgatttgaattaaaaattttgaaaaaataaaaaaatcttagaaaaaactagacacaattctaagacattctgt includes:
- the LOC133890529 gene encoding uncharacterized protein LOC133890529; the protein is MVRIILLKIIDQYPLLIVIKHSLGPSAQVPTQPRRLSPVRPQSDYFGDEAGPSSAAPHPTPPPTTYYGTSAWPSSAAPSYHAGPSSQYTWTPAEPSQSSYPSQEDEAGPDTAYDIVRDFFGGTPDYDVLQRSQVSSAPLRTQPTHDDPRHRWSLLGLADTSAHLTPSPTPGVT
- the LOC133890536 gene encoding protein GL2-INTERACTING REPRESSOR 1-like, with the protein product MSRNNGKASKLEFLRLGLSRARGGPSSTTARPGGDNGNGNTASPRRVSSSSSSTASPPSSCVSSEGSPDTAAPGGAAPMVLAGCPRCMMYVMLSREDPRCPRCHSAVLLDFNDGDQRLPRQRR